One genomic segment of Paenibacillus sp. FSL H8-0332 includes these proteins:
- a CDS encoding thiamine phosphate synthase yields MERKRGAKALHELHVISDGRLQPEALAEWAVAVHPMVDYIHLREKAMSARELLATAQQMLQAGVPPSKLVINDRIDLALAAGAGGVQLAWHSLPPAAVRGCAPGLRIGRSVHSREEAVEAGRQGADFCLYGHVFPTACKPGQEARGLEQLAEAVRWSRIPLIALGGITPDNAGTVLAQGAAGIAVMSGICGAPDPVAAARAYRAAVQRAAELAETPDMDQAQGTAGGEQTWM; encoded by the coding sequence ATGGAGCGGAAGAGAGGGGCGAAGGCGTTGCACGAACTTCATGTCATCTCAGACGGGCGGCTGCAGCCTGAAGCGCTGGCCGAATGGGCCGTGGCGGTACATCCCATGGTGGATTATATTCATCTCCGGGAAAAAGCCATGTCCGCCCGCGAACTGCTGGCTACGGCGCAGCAGATGCTTCAGGCCGGGGTTCCGCCTTCGAAGCTGGTCATTAATGACCGGATCGATCTTGCCCTGGCCGCCGGGGCAGGTGGTGTACAGTTAGCCTGGCATAGCCTTCCGCCAGCCGCAGTGCGCGGCTGTGCACCGGGCCTGCGGATCGGCAGGTCCGTGCACTCCCGGGAAGAGGCGGTGGAGGCTGGAAGGCAGGGAGCGGACTTCTGCCTCTACGGGCATGTGTTCCCGACGGCCTGCAAGCCCGGACAGGAGGCACGCGGACTGGAGCAGCTGGCGGAGGCCGTCCGCTGGAGCCGCATACCGCTGATTGCGCTCGGAGGGATTACCCCGGACAATGCCGGAACAGTGCTGGCCCAAGGGGCGGCTGGCATTGCTGTCATGTCGGGGATCTGTGGAGCCCCGGACCCGGTCGCAGCGGCCCGGGCATACAGGGCAGCGGTTCAGAGGGCGGCCGAGCTGGCTGAGACGCCGGATATGGATCAAGCACAGGGCACAGCAGGAGGTGAACAGACGTGGATGTGA
- the thiS gene encoding sulfur carrier protein ThiS, which translates to MDVTVNGKSQRIEESCRTLADLLARPEWAGKLVIVELNGELAGREVYGETLLSEGDRVELVHFVGGG; encoded by the coding sequence GTGGATGTGACCGTTAACGGGAAGAGTCAAAGGATCGAAGAGAGCTGCCGGACACTGGCGGATCTGCTGGCCCGGCCCGAGTGGGCCGGTAAGCTGGTGATTGTCGAGCTGAACGGTGAGCTTGCCGGCAGAGAGGTTTATGGAGAGACACTGCTCAGCGAGGGGGACCGGGTGGAGCTGGTTCATTTTGTAGGCGGAGGTTAG